Proteins co-encoded in one Nitrospirae bacterium CG2_30_53_67 genomic window:
- a CDS encoding type II secretion system protein GspG: MKKRNRSLRRFFMLNKKGFTLIELLVVLVIISVLASIVGPKLFGRTDEARRTAAMAQIRNIQSALALYERDNGTFPTTEQGLQALIEKPSIEPAPKNWHEGGYLDNNKVPLDPWHNPYVYISPGVHNKEYDIKSYGADGEEGGEGKYADIESWNIE; the protein is encoded by the coding sequence ATGAAAAAAAGAAATCGGTCATTAAGGAGGTTTTTCATGCTCAACAAAAAAGGATTCACCCTGATCGAACTCCTTGTGGTTCTGGTCATCATTTCGGTTCTGGCCTCCATCGTAGGGCCGAAACTCTTCGGCCGGACCGATGAAGCCCGCCGTACCGCCGCCATGGCACAGATACGCAATATCCAAAGCGCCTTGGCGCTCTATGAGAGAGACAACGGGACATTCCCCACAACCGAGCAGGGGCTCCAGGCCCTCATTGAGAAACCGTCCATAGAACCCGCCCCCAAAAACTGGCACGAGGGGGGGTACCTGGACAATAACAAGGTGCCGCTCGACCCCTGGCATAATCCCTATGTCTACATCTCACCCGGCGTGCACAATAAGGAATACGACATCAAATCCTATGGGGCGGACGGCGAGGAAGGCGGCGAAGGAAAATATGCGGACATCGAAAGCTGGAACATTGAATAG
- a CDS encoding type II secretion system protein GspF, producing MPVYEYKALDKRGKTLTGIVDADSSQEARGKLREQEVYITDLSDTLSMPGKNRTAGITLFTRISPIEVSILIRQISTLLNAGIPLVEALSAVIDQIDNKGLERILSQVRESVREGRSFADSLSPHTRAFSPLMVNMIRSGESSGSLEIVLLRLADFLEQQVMTKRKIQSALIYPAVIVSIAFCILLFLMTYVVPSVTKIFSDMKQTLPIPTAVLIAISSFIRSYWWLFLLLFAAAFTGIKAYIKTEEGRIHFDQFKLKMPIFGSLYRKIAISRFSRTLGTLLKNGVPLLNSLDIVKNVVGNKLLERTIEEARTHIGEGSSIHEPLRRSGVFPPILIHMINVGEKSGTLEEMLNKVADITDNEIDTTVNTLTSLLEPFMIVGLALVVGFIVISILLPIFEINQLIH from the coding sequence ATGCCGGTTTACGAATACAAAGCCCTTGACAAGAGAGGCAAGACCCTCACCGGAATCGTGGATGCAGACTCGTCCCAGGAGGCCAGGGGGAAGCTGCGTGAACAAGAGGTCTACATCACCGATCTCTCCGATACGCTGTCCATGCCGGGGAAAAACCGGACCGCAGGCATCACCCTTTTTACCCGCATCAGTCCCATCGAGGTCTCGATCCTTATCCGTCAGATCTCTACCCTGCTGAATGCCGGCATCCCGCTTGTGGAGGCGCTTTCAGCCGTTATCGACCAGATCGACAACAAGGGTCTCGAGAGGATCCTTTCCCAGGTCCGTGAATCGGTTCGGGAAGGAAGAAGTTTTGCCGACAGCCTCTCCCCTCACACCCGGGCCTTTTCCCCTCTCATGGTCAATATGATCCGGTCCGGTGAGAGCAGCGGGTCCTTGGAAATCGTCCTCCTTCGCCTGGCTGATTTCCTGGAACAGCAGGTCATGACCAAACGGAAGATCCAGTCGGCCTTGATCTATCCTGCGGTCATTGTCTCGATCGCCTTCTGTATCCTTCTCTTTCTGATGACCTATGTGGTGCCCTCCGTAACCAAAATTTTCTCCGACATGAAGCAGACCCTCCCGATCCCCACGGCAGTTCTGATCGCAATCAGCAGTTTCATCCGGTCCTACTGGTGGCTTTTCCTCCTCCTCTTTGCCGCCGCTTTCACCGGGATCAAGGCCTATATTAAAACCGAGGAAGGGAGGATTCATTTCGACCAATTCAAACTGAAGATGCCGATCTTCGGGTCCCTTTACCGCAAGATCGCCATTTCCAGGTTCTCAAGGACCCTCGGGACCCTCCTGAAGAACGGCGTCCCGCTCTTAAACTCCCTCGACATCGTCAAAAACGTGGTCGGAAACAAACTCCTGGAGAGGACCATCGAGGAAGCCCGCACACACATTGGGGAAGGCTCGTCCATTCATGAACCGTTGAGACGAAGCGGCGTGTTCCCGCCTATTCTGATCCATATGATCAATGTCGGAGAAAAAAGCGGCACGCTCGAGGAGATGCTGAACAAGGTGGCGGATATCACGGACAACGAGATCGACACGACCGTCAACACCCTGACTTCATTGCTGGAGCCGTTTATGATTGTGGGATTGGCGCTGGTCGTGGGGTTTATTGTGATCTCCATCCTGCTGCCCATTTTCGAGATCAACCAACTGATCCATTAG